The genomic segment TCCAGTTCCAGAGTTGTCGATGATCGACCAGGAATCTGCAACCGGACGGTAAAGCTGGAAGAAATTGTTTAGCCCTGCATGATACCGCCTGACCACGGTCTCATCGGGAACGTGATGTCCACCTTGTTCGACGCGCATTGCGACGCGTCCAATGGCAAATTCCGGCGAAGGAAGCCATAAGAAAACCAAATGGACGAGATAACCGGAGGCGCGCAATTCCTTCAGCCACGGAGCAAATGAACGTGATGCTAAGGTCGTTTCAAAAGCAAAATTGGCGCGTTGCTCGGCCAATTCGTGAATGCGTGTATGCATTATACGTCCGGCTTGGATCGCGACCGAATCGGTGTGAAATGCTGATAAGCCCTGTGCAATAATGTCGGCATTCACGAAGTCAAATACTTTTGCGAAATCCCGTAACAGTGCCGGCGCCGCCGTAGATTTTCCGGCGCCGTTGGGACCGGCCACAACGATGACATTTGGCGCGCTTGTCACGAGATGCAATCCTTATTTCAGGAACAAATGCTCTTCCGCTCTACAGTTTATCACGCAGATCAATCTTCGTCCCCGTCCGCGCTGCTTCGCGGGCGTAGAGGGTGATGCGGGTGGAGCGGAAACCGTCGGACGGGAATAACTCCGCCTGCTGGGTGCCGCGACAGAGGGCGACGAAATCGGCGAAGGCGGATTTTTCCGGCGGTGCGGGGGCCAATTGGGTCCGCTCGGCGTCCCAGGCGTCGTAGTGGATCGTGCCTTCCCCCAAACGGTGGATATCGGGGGCGGCCAGGATTTCGATGGTCCCTTCAGTGCATTCAAAAAACTGACGGCCGTCGCCGTGCGCGGGGAAGCCCTCGGGCGTGAGCCAATCGGCGCGGAGCATTGCCGTCGAACTGTCGGCGAACTCTAAGAAGACCTCGGCGTGGTCGGTGAACCGGTCGTACTGCGTGAATCGCAAACAGCCTTCGGCGGCGGTCACGGCTACCGGTTCCTCATCCCACATCCAGCGGCTCAGATCGATATTGTGAATACAGAGGTCATTCAACACGCCGCCATATAGGTCGGCATCAAACATCCACTTCGGACGCCCCGCCGGTTTGAGTTTGTGTGGCGCCAAGCCGGTGAAATTGACCATCCGACCTAACTTGCCAGACTGCAGTAACTCCCGCACCGCCCGCGTCGGTCCGTTGTAGCGTTCCATCAGCATCAGACCGATCTGCTTGCCGGTTTTGACATGCGCCGTTTCCACGTCGTCGAGATCCGCAAAGCTGGTGACCAACGGTTTATCAACCAGGACGTGACAACCACGCTCAGCCAATTCGCAAATCACCGCTCCCTTTTTGCTGTTTTCAACAGCAACCCCGACGACTTCCGGCTCGGTCGCCTCGACCAATTCACCCACCGAGGCAAATGCGGGCACGCCGAACTCTTGACTGTATTGGTCGCGCAGTTTTGGGTCGTCGTCATAAAACCCGACGAACTGAGCATCGGGCAAAGCGCGCATGCCGTTGACGAACGTCAAGATATGAAAGTGCTTCAACCCGGCAACGGCA from the Symmachiella macrocystis genome contains:
- a CDS encoding zeta toxin family protein, which codes for MTSAPNVIVVAGPNGAGKSTAAPALLRDFAKVFDFVNADIIAQGLSAFHTDSVAIQAGRIMHTRIHELAEQRANFAFETTLASRSFAPWLKELRASGYLVHLVFLWLPSPEFAIGRVAMRVEQGGHHVPDETVVRRYHAGLNNFFQLYRPVADSWSIIDNSGTGEQTPIALWQENATIEVLQRDIWQKLLDDYS
- a CDS encoding Gfo/Idh/MocA family protein; this translates as MSAVRFAVAGLKHFHILTFVNGMRALPDAQFVGFYDDDPKLRDQYSQEFGVPAFASVGELVEATEPEVVGVAVENSKKGAVICELAERGCHVLVDKPLVTSFADLDDVETAHVKTGKQIGLMLMERYNGPTRAVRELLQSGKLGRMVNFTGLAPHKLKPAGRPKWMFDADLYGGVLNDLCIHNIDLSRWMWDEEPVAVTAAEGCLRFTQYDRFTDHAEVFLEFADSSTAMLRADWLTPEGFPAHGDGRQFFECTEGTIEILAAPDIHRLGEGTIHYDAWDAERTQLAPAPPEKSAFADFVALCRGTQQAELFPSDGFRSTRITLYAREAARTGTKIDLRDKL